A genomic region of Candidatus Kapaibacterium sp. contains the following coding sequences:
- the paaZ gene encoding phenylacetic acid degradation bifunctional protein PaaZ — translation MKLKSYAEGHWVEGTEAGQNLYNAVTGEKVAEISSKGLDFGGMLEYARKHGNPALRKMTFHERARLLKALANHLMSKKEIFYDLSWATGATKTDSWIDIEGGIGTLFTYASKGRRELPDTPFYLDGNLEPLSKNGTFVGHHICVPLEGAAIHINAFNFPCWGMLEKMAPSILAGLPTIIKPASLTAYLTEAMVREIIDSKILPEGALQLICGSAGDLLEHVNYQDVITFTGSATTGMKLKSSKNILQNSVRFNMEADSLNCSILGPDVTPDMEEFDLYVKEIVREMTVKAGQKCTSIRRAIVPENLIEEVGKAINSRLKKNIIGNPQTDGVRMGPLAGFDQVVEVRERVADLLRSGKIISSSLEELEVVGADRSKGAFFAPTLLQCDNPFDCTEIHDIEAFGPVSTLIPYKNIDEAVQLANLGKGSLVGSIFTADDEVARELFFGTATNHGRIMIINKDCAKESTGHGSPMPHLVHGGPGRAGGGEELGGIRAVMHYMQRTAIQGSPTTISHISQQWMKGAKRHEDLIHPFRKHFEDLQIGESYETRGRTVTETDIVNFTNVSWDTFYAHTDITALDGTLFEGRVVHGYFVLAAAAGLFVDGRRGPVMANYGIDELRFIKPVYVNDTIHVFLTVKEKTIKEPKEDIADHGVVKWDVEVLNQHDEVVANATILTLVAQKAK, via the coding sequence ATGAAATTGAAAAGTTACGCCGAAGGGCATTGGGTAGAAGGCACAGAAGCCGGACAAAATTTGTACAACGCAGTGACAGGCGAGAAAGTTGCCGAAATCAGCAGCAAAGGATTAGACTTTGGCGGAATGTTGGAATATGCCCGCAAACACGGCAACCCGGCTTTGCGAAAAATGACATTCCACGAAAGAGCAAGGCTATTGAAGGCTTTGGCAAACCACCTGATGAGCAAAAAAGAAATTTTCTACGATTTATCGTGGGCTACGGGCGCCACCAAAACCGATTCGTGGATTGACATCGAAGGCGGAATCGGCACTTTGTTCACATACGCAAGCAAAGGTCGCCGCGAACTACCTGACACACCATTCTACCTTGACGGCAATCTCGAGCCACTTTCCAAAAACGGCACTTTCGTGGGTCACCACATTTGTGTGCCCTTAGAAGGAGCTGCAATCCATATCAATGCGTTCAATTTCCCATGCTGGGGTATGTTAGAAAAAATGGCACCCTCAATTTTAGCAGGTCTGCCAACAATCATCAAACCCGCGTCGCTCACAGCATACCTAACTGAAGCAATGGTTCGTGAAATAATTGATTCGAAAATTTTGCCCGAAGGAGCTTTGCAATTGATTTGCGGTAGCGCCGGAGATTTGCTCGAGCATGTAAATTATCAAGATGTCATCACATTTACCGGCTCCGCTACAACGGGAATGAAATTGAAATCGAGCAAAAACATACTCCAAAACTCGGTTCGATTCAACATGGAAGCCGATTCGCTGAATTGCTCGATATTAGGTCCCGACGTCACACCCGACATGGAGGAATTCGATTTATATGTGAAGGAAATCGTTCGGGAAATGACCGTCAAAGCGGGACAAAAATGTACTTCAATCCGCCGCGCCATCGTTCCCGAAAATTTGATTGAAGAAGTTGGGAAAGCAATCAACAGCCGTTTGAAGAAAAATATCATCGGCAATCCGCAAACTGATGGCGTAAGAATGGGACCCTTGGCAGGTTTCGACCAAGTCGTCGAAGTCCGCGAAAGAGTTGCGGATTTGCTCCGTTCAGGCAAAATAATATCGAGTTCGCTCGAAGAACTCGAAGTGGTGGGCGCCGACAGAAGCAAGGGAGCATTTTTTGCACCAACATTATTGCAATGCGATAATCCCTTTGATTGCACCGAAATCCACGACATCGAAGCATTTGGTCCCGTCAGCACGCTTATTCCGTACAAAAATATTGATGAAGCCGTCCAATTGGCAAATTTGGGCAAGGGCAGCCTCGTTGGTTCGATTTTCACTGCAGATGATGAAGTCGCACGAGAGCTATTTTTCGGCACAGCGACAAATCACGGACGAATAATGATTATAAACAAAGATTGTGCAAAAGAGTCCACCGGACACGGTTCGCCGATGCCTCATCTTGTGCATGGCGGTCCCGGCAGAGCAGGTGGCGGCGAAGAATTGGGTGGCATCCGAGCAGTAATGCACTATATGCAACGCACGGCAATCCAAGGCAGCCCAACAACGATTAGCCATATATCGCAACAGTGGATGAAGGGCGCCAAACGACATGAAGATTTGATACATCCATTCCGTAAGCATTTCGAAGATTTGCAAATCGGCGAATCGTACGAAACTCGCGGACGCACAGTCACCGAAACCGACATAGTCAATTTCACCAACGTTAGTTGGGACACTTTTTACGCTCATACCGACATTACTGCATTAGACGGCACTCTTTTCGAAGGCAGAGTGGTTCACGGCTATTTCGTGCTTGCTGCTGCGGCAGGTCTCTTTGTTGACGGGCGCCGCGGTCCGGTCATGGCGAATTACGGAATAGACGAGTTGCGTTTCATCAAGCCGGTCTATGTCAACGATACGATTCATGTGTTCCTGACGGTGAAAGAAAAAACCATCAAAGAGCCCAAGGAAGACATTGCTGACCATGGCGTAGTGAAATGGGACGTCGAAGTGCTGAATCAGCACGACGAAGTAGTCGCAAATGCAACTATTTTGACACTTGTTGCCCAAAAAGCCAAATAG
- a CDS encoding PKD domain-containing protein: protein MLFMLRLVAIAAFIFAANLNLFSQQDTSGWVQTGNNILLNKHEIGTILQAGLSTTGDSIWTFSDDDGYYFRIWELKSGMMVYEKTLSARYFISADFQTYHNNHPTDFKLYDLKSDSLLLNYKSFKIGHISPSASCHYDSNRKLLHVAFSYIFVQDPYYEEIKGMHIYRLSESLEFLHTFPIEIGFTLNHDFTRMAFPREEYIISIYDIVNQKYAEIGKTNLRITRMLFTSNPDYVSTQDAGNNLTIWDVNSQKMISKTPLKLFKLISYCFSDDDKFLAANANNRFYLIDMITGVAIDSTEQNDFEKFRFLIRKSHLGFVFITNNKFGLVNFDILGDQDIIQFAPDSSLIYTGNSATLHNLSNFDYDAIEWELSDGRTTLHPNPTLVFDSVGFYDVTLKLVKDGKEFKITKKNCIEVYPVLEVDFDSDIKYGKSPLTVQFEDKSSGIVDEYVWKVNDEVFSNEKNPQYVFTKSGRFNISLTVRDRLTTKVITKPYFIQVDRENIEFLEVLMGRAIPFWNPNGHVEHEDHIGLVQTIKQDDTLNIVLSLFSHVSWDNGSASFCFDGFLQVNPDDLSYYNLSGWETTLRISMYNSSVSNLSFNNNNFFYCAHGVGESYPSSDKNFTAFNKISKVENKIELNTKIIHFPMRYGKKVLSFDNDKLIVCGTSRLGQTNIYKFDSDFELFNQDSIQEFMIDAVNYDKNHFLMLTKDTVNSIYSLIYYDLNLEIKEIYPLSLPNEMVINSMLLLPENKLAIGGTIGNQTIGFLGVIDLKGNLLWHKTFPDWRNFNKLYLNRNNFFATGQNFDRDIGFVEIDQYGSDYIDNRLSNAFMNIAGLDILSDSVVILTYYISNELHLSKVRYKPLPQAPVSVENSFTISRSHSILPVPNPAENLVTLQFAESQIVRKVQVYDYSGIEVMQFTLPQSPVYEVQLPLHALSTGMYHVTVTTNSGILRTKFIKY from the coding sequence ATGTTGTTTATGCTTAGACTCGTCGCTATCGCCGCATTCATCTTTGCGGCGAACCTCAACCTTTTTTCCCAACAAGACACAAGCGGCTGGGTGCAGACGGGGAATAATATATTGCTCAATAAGCATGAAATTGGTACAATTCTTCAAGCTGGTCTATCCACAACGGGTGACAGCATTTGGACATTCTCTGACGACGACGGCTACTATTTCAGAATTTGGGAATTGAAGTCGGGCATGATGGTGTATGAGAAAACACTTAGTGCAAGGTATTTCATATCTGCAGATTTCCAAACCTATCACAACAATCATCCTACTGATTTTAAACTTTATGATTTGAAATCAGATTCATTGTTGTTGAATTATAAATCTTTTAAAATTGGTCATATATCACCGAGTGCTAGTTGTCATTATGACTCAAATCGCAAATTACTGCATGTTGCTTTTTCTTATATTTTTGTTCAAGACCCTTATTACGAAGAGATAAAAGGTATGCATATTTACAGATTATCTGAAAGTCTTGAATTTCTCCATACTTTTCCTATAGAAATTGGCTTTACGTTGAATCATGATTTTACAAGAATGGCATTTCCAAGAGAAGAATATATTATTTCCATATATGATATCGTTAATCAAAAGTATGCAGAAATTGGAAAGACAAATCTCAGAATAACAAGGATGTTGTTTACATCAAATCCTGATTATGTTTCAACCCAAGATGCGGGAAATAATTTAACAATTTGGGATGTAAATTCCCAAAAAATGATTAGTAAAACCCCTTTAAAGCTATTTAAATTAATTAGTTATTGCTTTTCGGATGATGACAAATTTCTGGCTGCTAATGCAAATAACAGATTCTACCTTATTGACATGATTACCGGAGTAGCCATAGACTCAACAGAGCAAAATGATTTTGAAAAATTTCGATTTCTGATTCGTAAAAGCCACCTCGGTTTTGTTTTTATAACAAATAATAAATTTGGACTTGTGAATTTTGATATTCTGGGCGACCAAGATATCATTCAATTCGCTCCTGATTCTTCTCTAATCTATACCGGAAATAGTGCCACATTGCACAATCTCAGTAATTTCGATTATGATGCAATTGAATGGGAGCTTTCGGATGGACGCACAACCTTGCATCCTAACCCAACTTTGGTTTTTGATTCAGTAGGATTCTACGATGTGACATTGAAATTAGTCAAAGATGGGAAAGAATTTAAAATCACAAAGAAAAACTGTATTGAGGTTTATCCGGTTCTTGAAGTTGATTTCGATTCGGATATCAAGTATGGCAAGTCACCACTTACAGTTCAATTTGAAGATAAGTCAAGCGGAATCGTTGACGAATACGTTTGGAAAGTTAATGATGAAGTTTTCTCGAATGAAAAAAATCCTCAATATGTTTTCACTAAATCGGGAAGGTTTAATATTAGTTTAACTGTCAGGGATAGACTTACAACCAAAGTTATAACTAAACCTTATTTTATCCAAGTAGATAGAGAAAATATCGAATTTTTGGAGGTATTAATGGGCAGAGCAATACCATTTTGGAACCCAAATGGTCATGTTGAACACGAGGATCATATTGGTTTAGTTCAAACCATTAAACAAGATGATACATTGAATATTGTTTTGAGTCTTTTTTCTCATGTGTCGTGGGATAATGGAAGTGCTTCTTTTTGTTTTGACGGCTTTCTACAAGTTAATCCGGATGATTTGTCTTATTATAATTTATCCGGTTGGGAAACAACTCTTAGAATATCGATGTACAACAGTTCGGTTTCTAATCTTTCTTTCAATAATAACAACTTTTTTTATTGCGCGCATGGTGTTGGTGAAAGTTATCCGAGTTCAGACAAAAATTTCACTGCATTTAATAAAATCTCAAAAGTTGAAAATAAAATTGAACTAAATACTAAAATTATCCATTTTCCAATGCGATATGGCAAGAAAGTACTAAGCTTCGATAATGATAAATTAATTGTATGCGGTACAAGTAGACTTGGTCAAACTAATATTTACAAATTCGATTCAGATTTTGAATTATTTAATCAAGATTCAATCCAAGAATTCATGATTGATGCAGTAAATTATGATAAAAACCATTTTCTAATGCTTACAAAAGACACAGTAAATTCAATCTACAGTCTTATCTATTATGATTTGAATTTGGAAATAAAAGAGATTTATCCATTGAGTTTACCTAACGAGATGGTGATTAATTCAATGTTATTGTTACCTGAGAATAAGTTAGCAATAGGTGGTACAATTGGGAATCAAACCATCGGCTTTTTGGGCGTGATTGATTTAAAGGGAAATCTCTTGTGGCACAAAACATTTCCAGATTGGCGAAATTTTAATAAATTATACTTGAACAGAAACAACTTCTTTGCTACAGGGCAGAATTTTGATAGAGATATCGGTTTTGTTGAGATAGACCAATATGGCTCAGATTATATTGATAATCGTTTATCAAATGCTTTTATGAATATTGCAGGATTAGATATATTATCCGATAGTGTAGTGATTTTAACCTATTATATTTCGAATGAATTACATTTATCAAAAGTTCGCTACAAACCTTTACCCCAAGCTCCAGTTAGTGTAGAAAATAGTTTCACCATTAGTAGATCCCACTCCATCCTCCCAGTCCCCAACCCCGCGGAAAATTTGGTGACGCTGCAATTTGCGGAATCGCAGATTGTGCGAAAGGTGCAAGTTTATGACTATTCGGGGATTGAGGTGATGCAATTCACGCTGCCGCAATCACCGGTTTACGAAGTTCAATTGCCACTGCATGCCCTCAGCACCGGCATGTACCACGTGACTGTGACTACGAATTCGGGCATCTTGCGAACAAAATTTATAAAATATTAG
- a CDS encoding T9SS type A sorting domain-containing protein: MSLPNEIVINSMLLLPGKKIAIGGSIGTPAIGFLGVIDAKGNLLWHKSFPDWQNFNKLHLNRNNFFASGLNYDKDIGFVEINQYGSDYIDNRLFNVYTNISGLDILSDSVLILTYYFNDSFRLYITQVRYTPLGQTIDSVDTTTTINGSHSLLPVPNPAENSVTLQFAEAQLVQKVQVYDYSGIEVMQFTLPQSPVYEIQLPLHALSVGMYHVTVTTDSGILRTKFIKY, translated from the coding sequence TTGAGTTTACCTAACGAAATTGTCATTAATTCAATGCTATTGTTACCCGGGAAAAAAATTGCAATAGGTGGCTCAATTGGCACTCCTGCAATCGGCTTTTTGGGCGTGATTGATGCAAAAGGTAATCTCTTGTGGCACAAATCTTTTCCTGATTGGCAAAATTTTAATAAATTACATTTGAACAGAAACAATTTCTTTGCATCAGGTCTAAATTATGATAAAGACATTGGTTTTGTTGAAATAAACCAATATGGTTCAGATTACATTGATAATCGTTTATTTAATGTTTATACAAATATTTCAGGCTTGGATATACTATCAGATAGTGTTTTAATTTTAACTTACTACTTTAATGATTCTTTTAGATTGTATATAACGCAAGTTCGCTACACTCCTTTAGGTCAAACGATTGATTCAGTTGATACAACAACAACAATCAATGGTTCCCACTCACTCCTCCCCGTCCCAAACCCCGCAGAAAATTCTGTGACGCTGCAATTTGCTGAGGCGCAACTTGTGCAAAAGGTGCAAGTTTATGACTATTCGGGTATCGAGGTGATGCAATTCACGCTTCCGCAATCGCCGGTTTACGAAATTCAATTGCCGTTGCATGCGCTCAGTGTCGGCATGTACCACGTTACTGTGACTACCGATTCGGGCATCTTACGAACAAAATTTATAAAATATTAG
- a CDS encoding PKD domain-containing protein: protein MLFTLRLIAIAAFIFAANLNLFSQQDTSGWVQSGDNILLNKHDIGTILQAGLSSTGDSIWTFSDDDGYYFRIWELKSGIMVHEKTLSDRYFISADFQTYHNNHATEFKLYDIKTDSLLLSHNFFTSVYDDVQAASFHYDSKRTLLHMAYYNWEYNSRGPIPKRGMKVYKLSDVPELINHNSIEIGFKLNHDYTRMAFPRENNSIATYDIVNQKFTELGYTGQMITSVLFTSNPKHVSARYAGNILSIWNVNTKQMISKTNLKQKFFTYSFADNDKFIVGEVNFCFVLIDIITGALIESTEHYLVNIRYILGNSPHGFVFISDNKFGLVNFDILGDKDIIQFAPDSSLIYAGNSATLHNLSNFEYDSIEWELSDGRKSNQETPSFDFNTPGLFDVTLRLTKDGELFTLTKKNIIEVYPVMEVDFDSDVKYGKSPLTVQFEDKSSGIVDEYIWKVNDEVFSKEKNPKYVFTTSGRFNISLTVRDRLSTKVITKPYFIQVDRENIEFLEVLISRSELFWNTESPPKHEDFISVVQTVKQEDTLNIILSLSSYVTWDDGFHHATFDNFLQLNSKDLNLVRSSSWNYIYWGMTVSSYSNLIYHNNSFFYSKHGRSADNPSFLSRISTIDNKHQMESKYINFPMRNGKKVLSFDDDKLVVCGTSRLGQTNIYMFNSVFELFNQDSIQEFMIDAVNFMIKNHFYNAYKRHSSFDL, encoded by the coding sequence ATGTTGTTTACGCTCAGACTCATCGCTATTGCCGCATTCATCTTTGCGGCGAACCTCAATCTATTTTCCCAACAAGATACAAGCGGCTGGGTGCAGTCGGGGGATAATATATTGCTCAACAAGCATGATATTGGTACAATACTACAAGCCGGTCTATCCTCAACGGGGGACAGCATTTGGACATTCTCTGACGACGACGGCTACTATTTCAGGATTTGGGAGTTGAAGTCAGGAATTATGGTACATGAGAAGACACTAAGTGATAGATATTTCATATCTGCGGATTTCCAAACTTATCACAACAATCATGCAACTGAGTTTAAACTTTATGATATTAAAACTGATTCATTGTTGTTAAGTCATAATTTCTTTACTTCCGTATATGATGATGTGCAAGCAGCTTCATTTCACTACGATTCCAAACGCACATTGCTGCATATGGCATACTATAATTGGGAATACAATAGCCGAGGACCTATACCAAAAAGAGGGATGAAGGTGTATAAACTGTCCGATGTTCCAGAGTTAATTAATCATAATAGTATTGAAATTGGTTTTAAGTTGAATCATGATTATACGAGAATGGCATTTCCAAGAGAAAACAATTCTATCGCAACTTATGATATCGTCAATCAAAAGTTTACAGAACTCGGTTATACCGGACAAATGATAACTTCAGTATTGTTTACCTCAAATCCTAAACATGTTTCAGCTAGATATGCCGGGAATATTTTATCAATTTGGAATGTTAATACAAAACAAATGATTAGTAAAACTAATTTAAAACAAAAATTTTTTACTTATAGCTTTGCAGATAATGACAAATTTATTGTTGGTGAAGTCAATTTCTGTTTTGTCCTGATTGATATTATTACCGGCGCACTCATAGAGTCAACAGAACATTACTTGGTAAATATTAGATATATTCTAGGTAATAGTCCTCACGGATTTGTTTTTATATCGGATAACAAATTTGGACTTGTAAATTTTGATATTTTGGGCGATAAGGATATTATTCAATTCGCCCCTGATTCTTCTCTAATCTATGCGGGAAATAGTGCCACATTGCACAATCTCAGTAATTTCGAATATGATTCAATTGAATGGGAATTATCAGACGGACGCAAATCAAATCAAGAAACACCAAGTTTTGATTTTAACACACCCGGTTTGTTTGATGTTACACTGAGATTGACTAAAGATGGTGAATTATTTACTTTAACAAAGAAAAACATTATTGAGGTTTATCCCGTTATGGAAGTTGATTTCGATTCGGACGTAAAATATGGTAAGTCGCCGCTTACTGTTCAATTTGAAGATAAATCAAGCGGAATAGTTGACGAATATATTTGGAAAGTTAATGATGAAGTTTTCTCAAAGGAAAAGAACCCTAAATATGTTTTTACTACATCGGGCAGATTTAATATCAGTTTAACTGTCAGGGACAGACTTTCAACCAAAGTTATAACTAAACCATATTTTATTCAAGTAGATAGAGAAAATATCGAATTTTTAGAGGTATTGATTAGCAGGTCTGAATTATTTTGGAACACGGAATCTCCACCAAAACACGAGGATTTTATTAGTGTAGTCCAAACTGTAAAACAAGAAGATACATTGAATATTATTTTGAGCCTATCTTCATATGTTACGTGGGATGATGGATTTCATCATGCTACATTTGACAATTTTCTTCAATTAAATTCTAAAGATTTAAACTTAGTAAGAAGTAGCTCTTGGAATTATATTTATTGGGGTATGACAGTTTCTTCATATTCTAATTTAATTTATCATAACAATTCCTTTTTTTATTCTAAACATGGACGGTCTGCCGATAATCCTTCATTTCTTAGTAGAATTTCGACTATTGACAATAAACATCAAATGGAATCAAAATATATCAATTTCCCTATGCGAAATGGCAAGAAAGTCTTAAGTTTTGATGATGATAAATTAGTGGTATGCGGTACAAGTAGGCTTGGTCAAACAAATATTTACATGTTTAATTCAGTTTTTGAATTATTTAATCAAGATTCAATCCAAGAATTCATGATTGATGCCGTAAATTTTATGATAAAAAACCATTTTTACAATGCTTACAAAAGACACAGTAGTTTCGATTTATAA
- a CDS encoding DUF2130 domain-containing protein yields the protein MTEIIVECPKCHNRFGVEEVIKSQIENTVKHDYDKKISDYKQIVDTERAMLEKQKSEIGKQRQEIEAMIQSELKLRLNSEREQIGRKFATDYEEKLKMLEHDAQSAKEENLNLRRKQNELLKTQEELNKMKQNHELELETKLLEQRLSLRNEIESNLSQQFELQKRELEKKLDDQRKLAEEMRRKAEQGSMQMQGEVQELILEEFLSAKYPRDLISEVPKGKSGADIIHTVRNPMNAECGKIAYESKRTLNFNKEWIAKLKDDMIAIKADIGVLVTQTMPQGVKSFCNIDGIWVCSFGEFESVVAVLREMLLSVNQVKLQETNKSDAKEMIYNYLTSNEFNQRVTQIVDTFNKIRDGINKERTQMTKIWAMREKQIESIVLGMSEMFGSIKGYGLQAIEETDFMMLESNDGEDE from the coding sequence ATGACCGAAATTATCGTCGAATGTCCCAAGTGCCACAATAGATTTGGTGTCGAAGAAGTTATCAAATCGCAAATCGAAAACACAGTCAAACACGATTACGATAAGAAAATCAGCGATTACAAGCAAATTGTTGACACAGAAAGAGCAATGCTCGAAAAACAAAAAAGTGAAATTGGCAAACAGCGACAAGAAATCGAAGCAATGATTCAGAGCGAATTGAAACTCCGGCTCAATTCCGAGCGTGAGCAAATCGGCAGGAAGTTTGCAACTGATTACGAAGAAAAGCTGAAAATGCTCGAACACGATGCACAATCAGCCAAAGAAGAAAATCTCAACCTCAGACGCAAACAAAACGAATTGCTCAAAACTCAAGAAGAGCTAAACAAAATGAAACAAAATCATGAGTTGGAGCTCGAAACAAAACTTTTGGAGCAACGCCTTTCCTTACGCAATGAAATCGAAAGCAATTTGAGCCAACAATTTGAACTTCAGAAGAGAGAACTCGAGAAAAAATTGGACGACCAAAGAAAATTAGCTGAGGAAATGCGTCGCAAAGCCGAACAAGGCTCGATGCAAATGCAAGGCGAAGTTCAGGAACTGATTCTGGAGGAATTCCTTTCCGCTAAATATCCGCGAGATTTGATTTCCGAAGTGCCAAAAGGCAAAAGTGGAGCAGACATTATACACACAGTTCGCAATCCAATGAATGCCGAATGTGGCAAAATCGCTTACGAGAGCAAACGTACATTGAATTTCAACAAGGAATGGATTGCCAAGCTCAAAGACGATATGATTGCTATCAAAGCCGATATCGGGGTGTTGGTGACCCAAACTATGCCACAAGGCGTCAAATCATTTTGCAATATTGACGGAATTTGGGTTTGCAGCTTTGGCGAATTTGAAAGCGTCGTAGCAGTTTTGCGTGAGATGCTACTTTCAGTCAACCAAGTCAAACTCCAAGAGACAAACAAAAGCGATGCCAAAGAAATGATATATAACTACCTTACAAGCAACGAATTTAACCAACGCGTTACCCAAATCGTTGACACATTCAACAAAATCCGCGACGGAATCAACAAAGAGCGAACCCAAATGACCAAAATCTGGGCGATGCGCGAAAAACAAATCGAATCCATAGTGCTTGGTATGTCCGAAATGTTTGGTTCAATCAAAGGCTATGGCTTGCAGGCAATCGAAGAAACAGATTTCATGATGCTCGAATCTAACGATGGAGAAGATGAATAA